The DNA segment GTTTGCAGCTGCCCTTCCTGTCAGTGCTGATGCTCTGACACAGGGCGGCGCAGCAGCCTGTgggctgagcagccccatgcCCAGCCAAGCCTGGCAGCCCCATGTACCTGTTAGTCACAGAATGCATTTGATCCAGACGTTTCTCTGCCACAGCCGGAGCCACAGGAACAAACAGCATCTCCCTGCATGACAGGTATGGATGAGCCAAGCCCAGGTGCTCCCTGCAGCTGGTGGTAAGGATATCCCTGGGTtctgcccatccctgcagctcttGCACTTTCACAGCCACAGAGCTAATTCAGATGTGCTGACTCACACTCCCTGTTGCATCTGAGCCGCTGTTCAGCAGCTCCATATCTCTGCTGCTTCAACTGCATTTTTTCACACACACCattaaggaagagaaacaaaatcacACATGAGAGCCATGATTCCTCACAAAGAAGGATGCACAAAGCCAGCTGTTTGCCACAACTGCTTAGTTTTACTATTTTAATATCATGAAATAAAAGTACAAAAAATTTACAGGTATATTGTTTCTTACATGAAGACCGAACAGtttacatttgcatttattttgcagcaaaACCTGTATTCTCAGTCACAGAATGTGAATATTTAGCCACTGACATCACCACTGAGCAtttcagttcagaaagaaactgcagaggTAAAAGGCAACAATCTCGCAAGGCGCCGGAAAACCCTAATAAAGACTCCAACTGTTGACAGCAGCAGTCGGGCCTCAGTAACACACCCTCACCCAATACAGGTTTCACCACTGGGAGGCTGAGAGGGGTGACCCATCTTGTCTAAGGGATCAGAAGTGGGGGTTGTTTACAGGTTACCAGTGCTTTGGGTCCTTGTTCAAGGCGTTTGTAGAAGTCGGCAGCGTTCACACAGGTATGAGAACGAAGGGAGAGATCACCTGCAGCCCTGacacagcctgtgctgctcaTTCACCACTCCTCTCTGCAGAGAGGTTACAAAGTCTTGTGTGCAAAGTGCTGAGAGTTCAGTTACAGGCAGTTAACTAACCCATTGGTAATACAACCACATTTATCCACTGTGGATACCTGGGAATGCTCACCGAGTGATGCTGCCTGTTAACTGACTGAAACAAAATCCAAGACTTcactctgttttctctttcctagcACATCACAGCTGCACATCTCCCAGCCCAAGTCACCTTTACCTCCATCCTCTGTACATGGAGATGAAAAAGTAAacccctgctccagtgccagACTCGTTTCACGCATGCCCCTCAACTTCTCAGACAAGCTCTCAGGTAGAAACTTAGTTACAACAGACTGGTCTGATCAAAATACCCTGTCCTTTGCTGGACTCCGTGGTGCCTTGTCAAATAATTCATTTCCTGAAGCATGCATGAAACCAATTTTTGagtttacaaataaataaaatggtgGTCACCATCAGTTTTTATACATTTTACCCTTTACTGAAATGCTTAAAGTAATTCAGTCCCTTGAGAATGAACTTTGGGggtgtttaaataaaaaatacttggaAATTGAAACCACATTTAAAATTGGCAAAACTATGCTTTGTTTTTGGAAGGGTCttgcttgtttcttctctttacaTCCCAATTATAAACTCTAGCCATATCTGAGAGTGTGGAATTAAGGAAAGAGCTCGTGcattcagaagggaaaaagaaacacagaaaagggGGAAAGCAGGTTAGAGACTTGGCCACACTTCACTAACTTGTAACTGTCAATATAGAAACCATTTAATGAAAGAGCTGCCTTGGTACAAAGCCTTAACGCACAGGAATATACTAACAACTAACTGCAGCAGTTATACCATTCACTTAAAAACCTCCAGAGAAACACACCTTTAGTTTTACTCACAGCCACTCTTTCCTGATGTCAGTCACTCTGTATCAGCTCTTCGCCTGTTTCAGGCACCTGTAACTTCCTGCAGCACTAAGCTTATGTACCAACTTGAAAAAACAAGCAGCTGTGCCTGTGTTCACTACATCTAATGCATCAGTTGATGGCTGCCCTCACCAGTGTACAAAGACATAAACCCCAAGTTAAGCAATGCCTAAGCAGCACCAAgcttgctgcagcagggcttgCATGGCCTGGAGAACATGGACACAGCTGAATCGGGTATGATGAGCAATAGATCAAAGAGCAACATGCTCTAGAGAGGAAGAGTCACTTTGCTTTGAAACGGCCACCTGGCCATCAATCCACCGCACGGATCCATGCTTCCAGTCACTCCCAGTCTAGTTCTGCAACCACAGACACAAGCCTTGCTACATCTGTAGTctcagcactgaaaacaaaatgttcccTTTAGCTGCTAGAAAAGGTGAAGCTCCTGGAGTGCTACAGAATCTTAAGGGCAGCCAGTCTCAGATAAAAACATCAGGAATCTGGTACTTACCAGGATTAGCTCTCACATGCACCTTTTCCCCCACCAACAAAGGATACTGACTTCTGTAGTGGTGAACTGGTCTCTGAGAAAATCCAGGTCTTCCTCTAGAAGGTCAAGGTTTCTTGTGGCTGTTGACAAGTTCTTTTCTAACAGCGCCTGAGCTTCATCAATATCATATTCAAGCATCACATTGGCCTAAACCAAGAAAGGTTGGTAAAAGCTGTTACCCTTGCATTGTAAGGAAAAAGCTATAGCAGGCTTATTTCAAGCTGTTTATAACTTAGCACATTAACAGAAAGCTGTCCTGACAGGTCAAGGCAACAAGATCTGGGACAAGCAATGCCAAAATCCCCTCAAGGCCTCCACCACTGCGTTAACTGTAATAAATCCCTCTAGTGACTTAAAAAAGGTTCTTGTCCTATAGCTAAGCAACAAGGGACTTCTCTCCCTGCGGACTGCATTCAGCCTTTCAGGTATTAGCATCTCCATCGTATTTGAAAAGAGAGAGACTTCACATTTCTTAAAAGCACCTTTCAAGAGCCACACGACTCTAGAAACAGGTTTTGTTGCATTCAAGATTAGATCTGTGTGGAACACTGACAAACAAACAGCCTCAGGGCACTGGTCATTAACAAGAAGTATTACAGGGATTTCAAGATACAACTCATGTAAGAGTCTTTCCCTTTACCATGGAGGTTTTTGACCTAAGAATCTTTCTGTCAATGAGAAGCTGCCACATGAAGAGATAAAAGACCAGTATCAAGATGCCCCAATGAAGCTTTGTCCCATCTGAGAACTGTGCATTGAGCAGCCATGTGCTACTAACTAGACATGATCCCAGAGATGCTGCATGGAGCTGCAAgagggaatcagccattctGCTCCTGAAATAACCAGAAGAGTTTCCCAAAAATAGTAATGCACAGAGCCCAACATGCAGACTGTGAGCAACAAGGAGATAAAGGCAGAAGGCCAAGAACACCTAAATACAATACTGCTTGTGGCATTTCATTACAGCTTTTCCACATGAACCACCAATAGGATGAACTTTCTCTGATCCTCTGTTACAAAATAAACCTGGGATGCTCCCTGGAAGTCAATGTTTGTGAATTCTGAAGACAGTCTCCTAAAAGCAAGAGGTGTCAGACAAATCCCTCTTTATGACAGAGAAGAAGTGTGAGAGGCTGGGAGTAACTGCCCAATCAGCCCAGATGGTGCACAGGTCAACAGTGTGTCTGCTGTAACCAAGTGGTTTGGTTTGGCAGCCAACACAGGGATTTAGGAACATTCCAGATTTAGAAGTATCAAAATAAACATCAGCAGGTTATCTCCACATACAGGAAGCCTTTGAATACAAAATATCCCAACCTGGTATCACTTAAATACTTCGAAATCTGTGTTCTGAGCTCTGATCCCACCAGTCTCTAGCACTCTAAATGCTGGCAGGTACCTGTGAGTAACAGAAACCCCATCTTTCCCTAAAAACATGCttgaaaagggaaagcaagaTGCTAAATACCAATAATGCAGAAGATGGGAAGCTGGTTGCCAAACTGGTTATTTTGCTGGACACATTCCCACCCCAAGCAATGCTGGATGGTTAATCTGAACCATAAAGTGATAGAAAAGGTAAGGAAAACATTCACCAATGTGCTTTTTGGGAAGAGCAAACCAGCAAAATTACAATTCTCTGAAGTATTTGCTGTTCAGCACCAAATAAATCAAACAGGAAACCTTGACTACTGTGCTGAAATGTCTTTGTGAGATTTGCCCTTCTGACAGGGGCAGCTCCACTGTGCACACATGAACAGAATTATGCCCATAGCCACTAGTACAGGTAAGACAGCAACAAACACTGTCGTCTATAAGCCTTTTGTAAGTTATTTAAACAGTTTCAGAGAAAGTTCCATTTTACTTACCCCCAACCACAAACAAACTTTATCTGTAGGAGGAACTGAAGCTTTGCAGTAGAGATTATCTGCCAATAAAAATCTGGTTTCCATTGGATTTGTGGAATCCTTAAGACAAATGATAAAACTTAAAATTGCTATTTTTCACTGGAAACTTATGTCAAAGACATAaaacttacagtaaagagcacacttctctgcttttttgcCATTGCTACAGTATTAACTTTGCTGGAGCTCTATGCAATTGTACTTCAACATTAAAGTTAGAGCTCCAAGaataaagcactttaaaaagatgtctttaaaagcaatacagaaaCCTCTATAAATAATAGATGAAGTCAAAGCTTAGCTGCAATCTATACACTGTTAACAGTTTGCATTACAAGCAGGTTTTGAACTAGCTTCCAAAAAGTACTACATACCTTTAAAAACAATTCTGTTATTTATAAAGGCATATTAAGTGTGCTCTCCAAAACATTTCTTGCAATGTGTTCTGTCAGGGTGGAAAAGGAGTTAGCTTTTCTCATAGATATTCAAAATAAGtttacctttttcttctgcatgtgttttaaaatttctAATGTCTGTTTAATTTCAGGAATCTGACTTTTTAGCCTGTGAATTAACAACAGTCACGGATTATTTTACAGAGACACAAAGGTTCCTAAACAAGCGAGCAGTTTTATTACACAATCCAACCTCCATTTCCAAACCTGAAACTCTAACAGCCTTCCAGGCTTCCAAAGGCAGATTTGAAAGCTATGGCCTGTAAAGGCAcctcagctccagccccacCGGCCCCACAGCACTCTGATGTTCACTGGTCATCTGAAGCAGAGCAATGCATACTGCTTTCAAACTGGAACACTTGCATTGACAGTAACAGATACCTCTTTGCTAAAATACTctatttttgcttatttctgaCCTTCCCAAAGAGGGAAACCTcagcagaaatacagataaaagACCCTTCCTTggcagcccttgcagcagcacAATGGGATGTGACAGCAGTGGCTGCCAAAGGCAGGCCTAGGCCTCAGGTAGAAGTCAGGAGCAATATTTGTCCATGAAGGAACTTTAATctacataaaaatacagcatcAAGCTTTGAGTTTAGAAAACTGCTTCTTGCCTGGCTTCAGATCAAGACTGAAGCTATGGAAGAGAGTTGAGGTCACTGACCTGTAAGCTGCTATAGGCTTGGTACAGTCATCATTTGACAAAACTGTATTCTTATTTACCCCAGGTGACCACATAtaagaggctgcagcagcactgcttggcCTTAAAGGCTTAAGAACCAATTCAACAATACGGGAAGTTCTCTTGCATGTCACTctcaagaagaggaaagagaaagctgggctTCCCTCAAGGTACTACACAGATCAGCTCCCCTAACATAAACATGTTACCTCTTGGGATCTTTTAAAATAGACTTATTTATAACAATAAAACTATGCTCCACAGTTCCCAGTTCTGCAAAGATGAGGACttacctccttttcttttgggcaagattaagttccaaaAACTTATACTTCTGATACTGCTCATCCAACTTCTTAAGAACTACATCTGCTGTCTCATTTCCAGGCTGTTTCATAAAAGAATCTACATCTTCctttagggagaaaaagaaaccctcAATGTTAGAACAGTTCAGTACTCCTAGATACAGTCATACTCTTATCTTTTGGCAGTGAAGTCTGGAGGGGGCTCTAGAGGCAAATAAACTTCTTGTTCTCTGTAGTGAGGCACAAAATCATTTACTTTCCCTTGTTAGTCATCTTTTCAattccccctcccctcttttTTACGGCAGGGAACTACAGGATCGGTACAAGGATTATTTCACAGCCAGATTTGATAGTACCTTGTCAGTGGTGCTTCCAGTCTCAGCCTATGTCGAATGACACCTGACAGGGATGGGTATCCTCAGACCACTGCTaacccctgctctgctctccctaCAGCAGGGATAATGCTTCTCTGTGGCTGATCAGATTACAAACTGTCAGGGTAAGACTCATGAAGGAAAAGAATCATAGCCTGATCACGCTGTAGGAGAGACACAACGAGGAGGAGAACTGTGGTATCTGCTCAGGCAGGCTTTATGGTAGTGAACAGCTCATCTTCAAGAGCTCCTATAGCCGGCAGGAAGCCATGGAATCCTCTAGAGAACAATTCCAGACAGTCCTACCAGGGAAGACAGGCctgagcaggcagggatgctgacCTCTGCAAGTGCCTCCTTCAGACTGCAGGAGGCTTCACCTGCCTGTGGGCAATGTTCTCAGCCTCCTGAAAGGCACATGGGGATCAGCCACGAATTTCTGACCTTGACATTTACCCACGTCTAATTCAGGATGACCACATTCACCCACTGCTGCAATTGTGTCCTTCATTGCTCTGTGAAATCTGACATCAGCCTTCCACTGATGGAAAGGCCTCTTCACTCCCTTTAACTAGGTGTTTGCATTCCAGTAGTTTCACACCAGGAAAAGACTGTAAAATGTTACTAAAGTACCATCAGACACCTACCTGGTTCCCTTCATTATGGCTCCTAAGTTCTCTTAGCTAAAGAAACTTACTATGAAATGACTGAACCTGGTGAGAACTCACCCACCTTCCTGATCCTGAAGGAAATCTGCAGCAGAAATCTGAACTCCACAAGAGGCTCCAGCAGGCAGCATGGTGTAAGTGGGGCAACAGAGCTCCAGAGACCAAGCTTCAGACTAACTGTCCAAGGAACACCTTAAGCTACCTCACTGACAATAGCAGAAGCATTCCTGCTTCCTCATGGAGCCTGCAGAGAAGctttaaacaaagaaaccccTAAGGATTAGATTCAGGCAAGTGTTGTACAAGTGAGGCCCAAGGATGCTCTGAAATTAAACCCCTTCTTATGGAAGCTCTTCTGCTCATGTAAATCACccaagagagaaggaaaaagcaggtgGGCAGCAACCCACCCCACACACTGCCTGGGACCTCCTCTGCCCCAGCTAACACCTGTTTGTAGACACAGGACAGAACCCAAGTCTTCCTGAAACAAAGATGCTGAGAAGTGAATCCAGGCCCCTGCATGCTGGTGGTCTCCTACCAGTGCACAATGCCCAGCCAAGGCAGGCTCAGATTAACCACCCAGGTTTTCCAACTGCAACATCCAAGCCCTAGTTGGGCTTTTGACCCATCTTACCCCACTGCAAGGCTGGGATATGGTCACTTCTTTGAGCTTGAGCAGACCAATAGTATCAGGATCCCTGCTTCATGGTGTGTCACGCAGCATCTCAACTGCAGAATTACCCTACAGGTTGTGCAAGGCCCTGCCAGGACTCATCTCTGtctttttaggaagaaaattcaCTGGCTGAACACCACTGTTGTGTACCATAGAGGTAACAGAGTCTTTGCTAACTTCAAGCCCTGAAATACAGCAGGATGGCACCTTCCCACACAGGCGTATGTTTAAGTGATGACCCAAATAAAGAGCTGCAGGCACTCGCTCTGCTTCTGCACATCAGCACCTGTGGGCATATGCAGAGAGCATAACAAAAGAGACGTGTTCAGATTGGAATTCCCTGTCCTCCCACTCACACACATGCCAAGGAAGATACTTTATTTGGAAACACCTGGACAACAgctcaaaagaaaacagtgttggACAAGTTCTGTTTGGAGTGACTTTACACCTCCAGTAAAACCTTGAGTTAATGCTTCATGCCAATTGAAGTCTAGAGAGGCACAAGAATCCACAGACCAATGCCTATGGAAAGGTACTTGCCATAATACTATTTGAAGAGCCTCTACTGAATTGAGACACTTAAAGAAAGCATCTCTGAGGACAAGAGTTGCAGTAAGACTGCCCTTGTAGCATGTGGTGGGAGGAAACATCAAGCAAGTGATCAGCAGGTTTTTATCATGGCAGCatacaacaaaacagaaacctaTTGTTTGGAGAAAAAGCCTGCAATGAAACCACCCTCAAGACCCTGGTATCTTCACTTTGTGGAGCAGACACCATTAACAACTTCTCAGTGTGTGCATCCTTTGACATCCTTTTAACATCTACACCAAGTACTCTACGATCATGGCTGAGGATGTCTTCTGCAGACACATCTGTATTTGACATGAGCACCTCTCAAAACTGAGAATTAGGAAAGTGCAGTGGGTTTCAGATCCTGACACACGGTTAAGAACAAGTgaacagaagcacagaacaaTCCCATTGTATGGCACATGAGATACTTCAGATGCAAGCATCAAACGGGAACAGCGTGGAACCAAACATGAGCTGCACCCCCAGCTGCCAGCATGAAAACAAGGGATGTAACAGACCCCCTCAAAGGTCTGTGGTTATCTCTTGTCCCCTGCTAGTGACCACCTCCACTGAGAGCCAGCACAGACCACACGTTCTCCTCTGTCCTAAGGAATGAGGTCCTGCAGTACAGCTGGAGCCACGGCCGTTCCCTTTCACCTGCATCCATACTAGTCTCCCATAAGCGTGGAAGGAAGTCGGGCACAGGCAGCAATAGGCTTACATCCCAGTAAGATTTGCCAGGCCCCAAGAATTGTTAAAGAAccttaaagaaaaaggaggatCTGGATGCACTGAATTCCAGGGCACTGTACCTATTTGTTCATATGCCCTAGGACGATACAGAGTAACATGGGTACCACACCTAGAAATACCAAAATGCAAGTCAAATCCATTCCCCTCTGCAAGAACAGTCACAGCTGACCAGTTCAAACAGCTCTGGTAAAGATGTGCTGAGGAATGCAGGTTTATCCAAGAAAAATCTCAGTAACAAATCtcagcacaaagcagcacaaTAACTGAAGTGCTCAGGGCAGATGTCAGGCGTTCCAAGATGACACAAAGGCAACCCAGGTACAGCCAGGGTGATCAATACTTATTGATCAAGTGAGATAAAGCAGCAATCAAGGCAGAGCACTCAGAGCCAGCCCACAGCAGAGAGCGATCAGATACCTTTGAGACCATGTCACTGTGCTGTCGATGAGTTCTTTCCAACCAGTCAACAGATTTATTACTCTTGGGAAATCACCTTTTAAAGTCAGATAAACGGGTTCAGCCTGTTCTCCAAAAAGACGCGTTTGCTGGTTTGCAGGAAACCAGCCTGGCACCGCAGTCACTGCCAGAGACTGATTCAGCCCCAGTCAAGAACTAGATGATGAGGGGAAGCTGCAGGTAAaggtgctggcagtgctggagatgAGACAGAATGAGCTCCGTGCAGGAGGAGCCGCTGTGAGGAACCCCGGCTCAGTGTGTGTGATGGGAGGGCTCATTCATAACACGCTCTTGGCTGGCACGTGAGCTCGATAGTGAACGGACATGATACTGCTTAAAACTGGAGTCTGCCGTGAAGAGGGAACACAAACAACACCTCTCACCGCCTGGAACCCCCCAGGACTAAAGCACCCCAGGACCCTGCCCGGCTTGGGCCAAGAGAAGCGCTCCGGACCGGGGCTCTCCCCTACCGAGACCGCAGAAGGGCGGCGGGCAGGGCCGGGCCCGCTGTGGTGAGCGGAGCCCAGGCAGcagccccgccgcccgcccgccaGGCCGCAGCCCCGCCGCAGCCGCCCCTCACAAGGCACGGGCCCGGCTGCCGGTTCGCCGctctccctctgcccccccGGCCGCGGAGCCGCCGCTCACCACGAACACGGCCTCGGGGATGCCGAGGGGGCCGCGCttgccgcccgccgccgcctcgCCGCACCCCGTCTCGTTACTGCtggccgccgccatcttgggaACCGCCAGTGCGTGCGCGGCTGTGTCTGGGACGCCAGGCTTACGTCACACGTCAGAGCCGAGCGCGGTCCCATCCATTGGCTGTCAGGCTGTTACGCCGTGACGTCAGAGCGTGCGGAGCGCCGCCTGGCGGTGGGACGGGGTTAGGGCCCCTCGAGCCCTCCCTCAGCGGTGGGAGCCGGGTCCCCGTGAGGGGCAGCTCTGGGCCGGTGTGGGAGCAGCCGGTTaaacagctccagctcctgaagGAAACACAGCGCTGCAGGTGAGGGGGCAAGAGAGCAGCTACTGGAGCTACTCGTTCCTAATGCAGGATTTGCTACATCAGTGGTGTTGCTGACTTGTTAAATGAACTCAGTTTGAGCTGTTGAGACCCAATATAATGGTAGTGGGATCTGTCCAAATGCTTAATTGACTAATTATCATCTGTATGTTCTgtacagaggaaaaatgttGGCATTCCTTTTGTTTAATGATTTATTAATACCTAATCTGTCTATCGGACTAAACTTCAGAGTACATAATGTTTGTGTTACTTTTATGCCAGTTGTGTAGtgtttttaggaagaaaaagaataatcatACCAGCATAGAAAATAGCCTGAAGACCTGATCTCCTTTAATACGTGTATTGTTCTGGTTTGTGACTGTGGGAAGACAGTTTCATAATGAAgtgtcttgggtgatatggtttagtgtgaggtgtccctgcccatggcaggagggttggaactgggtgatcttaaggtcctttccaaccctaactattatatgattctatgaatgcagCTCTGGAACGGCGCATTCATAGGCAGCACAGCAACACGCACCCCCCCACCACAGAGAACACCGTAACCCGCagccctgcacacacacacccgtTCTGCATGtgccaaagtttatttttttccaaaacgTGTGTCATCAAATAAGGGGATCGGAGCGGTCTTTATAAAACAAACAGTTCGTGTGTTAACAAATTGAGAACCCCACAGTTAAAACACCCACACAGCCAGGCTTGTGCTTCGGCGTCTGCGTTAAAAAAGTGAATTCATACAACATAAACCCCCCACATGGTTTCCAGTTTGGGGTGAGTGTTTCCCACACGTTCTGTACTCTTATGAAACAAAGGAACCCATGTCAGGAAACGGCTGTACAAGAATGTAttggaaaaaagcccaaacaaccTAAATTATAGTAGctccttttaaataaatatccaATAAAAGGCACAAACCTGTTATGGGGAAAAACATAACATACAAAACGAGACCTATTCAATAAATAATGTAAAGTGTGGGTTGGGGTGAGGGAAATCTGTTCCAGCACCTATTTTGTCATTGCTCCAAGACGGAATTTCCAGCCAAACATTTGGTGAAGGATTAAACTTAATCACAAGGATACACGCTTGAGATACACCGAAAGAGCCCACGTTACAATTCCTGTTGTAACTGTACCAGTTACTACAATCTCTTTAAATAAATG comes from the Melopsittacus undulatus isolate bMelUnd1 chromosome 6, bMelUnd1.mat.Z, whole genome shotgun sequence genome and includes:
- the LOC101870273 gene encoding prefoldin subunit 3 isoform X2; this encodes MAAASSNETGCGEAAAGGKRGPLGIPEAVFVEDVDSFMKQPGNETADVVLKKLDEQYQKYKFLELNLAQKKRRLKSQIPEIKQTLEILKHMQKKKDSTNPMETRFLLADNLYCKASVPPTDKVCLWLGANVMLEYDIDEAQALLEKNLSTATRNLDLLEEDLDFLRDQFTTTEVNMARVYNWDVKRRNKQDPSKNKA